The Leptospira venezuelensis nucleotide sequence TCGGGCTACGCCACATTTCGCTTTGTCACTCGTCTTGCAGAGCAAGCCTCGCGCCAAGTGCTTACGCACTCGCGAAACGTCGGAACACCTTGGTCGTTAGCCGACATTTGTGTAAAATTCATGTTAGAATCGATATTGATAAGAAATCAAGAAGTTGGACCAATAGGTGACCAAATTGATTTAGGTTCGTTAGCCGAGGCTCTTCTATATTATGGAGAGGTGCGCATTTTAGCGAAACATCATGTTTTAGAAGAACTAATTCGGAAAATAGGACCAGATTCATTAATAAGGTTACTTGAAACAGGCATTTTTAAGTTAATCTATGAATTGGACATGATGGGCATTCATACTAATGCATCTGGAACACCAAATGCTTTACATAGCCCGGTTGTGTTTCATGCTTTAAAACATGAACCAGATGTTGCCTTGCCCGAGCTATTTCACTCTGTAACGGGAAGAAGTGGGAAGGGGCGACGACTATCAAAGAAATTCGCAAGTTTAATTGAAACCGTAAATCGTGAACCTGGCTTAATAGAGGCATTCAATAGTGATATCGATAATGGTGAATATATTAAGAAGACTGTAACGGAGCTTATTTCTATATATGCACCCGAATATACTATCCCAAGATCTTTCATATTTGATATAGATAAAAGAGGAAACGAGTTCAAGATAGTTACTAATCTTGATTTTGAAGAATTAAATATAATTTATCATCAAAGAATATCACCTAAGCATTCGAGCATAACTGATGCCTATATAATGAGTCACATACTTACTGCCAGAGAGAATGCAATGCTTTGCGCAAAATACAAGAGCGATATATTTATTGATTCTGTTAATATGCGCATGTTAGAGCTTTGTTTTGATTCAATAATCCAACGTACAAAACATTCAAAAAAGAATATAGAAACCTTTCAAGATTTTGTATTCGATGATTCCCGTGCAGTTCGAGAGGCAGTAAATTCTGGCAAGCTTGAATTTACTGAAGTTATAAATTTAGTGGAGAAATCAATTAAGTTTAAAGAGTGGGTTTCTGAAAGGCCAAGCGATATGGAGCTCGTTAAAGAATATTTCAAAGAAGTGACGAAAACGTCTAGTATTGATAAATTACCTACTAAAATTGCAAAGTGGTCTTTTTTTACAGGCGCTGGATTGGCCATTGGTGCTACGCTAGGTTCAGGAGCAATTGGTACTGGTCTCGGGGTTTTGACCAGCGTTGTCGATGCATTTGTTTTCGATAACATTGTTAAGGGATGGAAACCCAGTTCATTTATTAATACAGTAAAAAGTGCATTAGTTAAATAATACACAAACGTCGGCTAACTATCGGTGCTTCCGCTACGCTCGCGGATCGCTAACGCGACCACTCGCTCGGGCTTCGCCACATTTCGCTTTGTCACTCGTCTTGCATAGCAAGCCTCGCGCCAAGTCCTGCGGACTCGCGAAACGTCGGAACACCTTGGTCGTTAGCCGCCATAAGCTTATATTTTAAAGGTGAAAATATGAATATTGAACATATTCGCAAACTGTCATATCGAATAATTCTGATAGGATTACTAACTTTACTTTATTGGGTAGTTGCCTTTATCACAATAAACGTATTCGGCTTACGCGTTTTTAGGGAAAAACTTACTGAGCTGTTTCTTATAAGTATTCTTGGAATATTTGCATTAATAGCAGGATCTTTTTTATTGAATATTGTTACCAATTTGACAATAATTGCAGATTCAGCAAAGGAAAACAAAGAAGTAAGTTCTAATTCTCGAAAATCTCAAGTTAAATATTTCATTTTGTTTCTATTGTCCCTTATTCTTTTGATTGGGTTTCTTTTTCTAGGAAATTATTTAACGATAAATAAGAAGAGGAATTTATTAGAGAGAGATGCAGCAAGACTAATTAGTGAATATCACAGTGAAATAGAATTATTAGCAGTTTATAAATTTAGTAAAACTTATGAAAATAAGGCTGCGGAGATATTAAGAATAGTTAGTCAGGTAAATGATGAATTTCCAACTGTAAAAATTATTCATCGTATAACTCACGATTCTAAAAATGTTTTAATTGCCTTTGACCAAGAGACGGATTGGGATAAAGATTCCAATTATAAAGAAACAGATTTCATTTATACTTCATCTAGAGAGGAAAAGGATTATATCAATTCAATTTTGGATGAAGGCAAGGAACTATCTCCATATTTTGAGGCCGATGAAGGTTACTATAAGTTGATTTATCCAATAAAAATCAAGAACAACATTTTCTTTTTGCTGCTTACCGATTATCAGCGCTATGGAAAGATAGGCTCGTAGTGTTTTATCGCTAAATTCTTACGGCGGCTAACTGTCGGCTCTGACGCATCGCTTCGAGATTGCTTCGCAACCCACTCGCTTGGCCTTCGGCACATTGGCTCAGTCACTCAAATTGCAAAGCAATTCTCGCGCCTGTCTTCGCTTCGCTCAGCACGCCAACGTCGTCAAGCCTTGGTCGTTATCCGAACATTTCATCCAGAATTTGCTTTTTTGTTTGTTTTCTAATTTTGAAGAGTTCGTTCGTTAAATTTGAACGATTGGTTGCTTGGTAATTGATTAGCTTCTTTTTTCTAATAGCCGCCACGCTTTGAAGTGCGTCTTACGATTCAGGCTTTTCATTTCGTGCGACTTTTGTTGTTTGATGATAGCGTAGAGAGGCGGACAAAGTTTGTTATACTAAATTCTTTCGCTTCGCAGGGTGTAAAATTTCTAGATATAGTGGCTGAAACGTCGGATAACTTCCGGTGCCTCCGCGCCGCTCGGGACTTGCTTCGCAACCCGCTCGCTTGGCCTTCGGCACATTCGCGTCCGTCACTTCGTTTGCAAAGCAAACTCGTGCCGTTGCGAACGTCGGAGCACCTCGGTCGTTATGCGACATCTAATCAAATCTTATAGAATTACGAATGTTTAACTTTGTAAAGAATATTGAAAAACATATAGAGGCAGTAGGATTTCTCACAATCGCCTCGCTTTTGATCCATTTGCTTTTCCGATTTTTTCCAGTACGAAATAAAATTGGCTCATCGGAAATATTTATAATAATACCTGGCCAGTATAGTTTTTATACGAGGTCGTTTCCAGAGTTTGATAGATATAGCCAATGTAAGGATCCAATCCTTTCATTACATGATAGCATCGTATCCTCTTCTGAATCGGAGTTTTGTAGGGCATATGAAGTTGAAGTCAATGAAATTGGTACTATAAATATATCTTCTCTGAATTTAAAAGAACGGGCTTACTTTTATTCATCAAACCGGCTTGAAGCATTTACTAAATTTATAGCAAATATATTCGGGGTAGTAACTTTATTGCTATTTTTCATCTTGTTTGTGCTTATGCGTCCATTTAGGCCTAAGCCTCTTTGGACAGATTAGACGTCGCATAACTTACGGCTCTGACGCTTCGTTTCGAGATTGCTTACGCAACTCTCGCTTGGCCTTCGGCACATTGGCTCAGTCACTCGAATTGCAGAGACAATTCTCGCGCCTGTCTTCGCTGTGCTCAGCTCGCCAACGTCGTCAAGCCTTGGTCGTTAGACGCAATAACTCAAAAATGTTCAGTAGAGTCAGATTTGGTGGTAAGATGAGCGAATCAGAGTTATACAATATAATTAGGAATATGAATGTCGAATTGGACAATTTGGAACTTCCTTCGTATAGGGAAAAATTAAATTTGGATCTTACTAAGAGTCAAATAAGACATGCTAAACGGTTTGTGAATGAGCTGCATCAAAATAGCGATGAAAATCAGATTAACGGGTTTTTTAGGTTCATACTTGACTATCAACTTAGCCCGAAAATGCATGAATTGCTATACCAATTAAATTATTATTATGACAATTTGAACAAGAATTCTAAGAAGGGGATAGTTAGTAGCCTATTCTACAAATTATTTCGGAGCTAAGAGTTGAAGAATTAGTGTGAAAATTTCTCATATTTAATTGCTGTAGCTTTCAATTCTCGCAAGTTTAGTTCTATATAGACTAATTGGTTCATCTTAGTAATGATGAATTAAGGCGATTCGTTACGGCGTCTAACTGTCGCCTCTGCCGCATCGCTTCGGGATTGCTACGCAACCCTCGCTTGGCCTCCGGCACATTTTGCTTCTGTCACTCGCCTTGCTGAGCAAGTCTCGCGCCATTGCAAAACGTCGGCAAGGCTTGGTCGTTAGGCGAAAGATGATCAAAAAATTAAAGAAGAAGAAAATGAAATCTTTACTATTTTCAGTTTTACTAATCGCTCCTTGGTCTGTATTTGCTCAACAAGGTAAAACAAATATGAACTTTGAATTAGAAATAAAGGCAAAGGAGAAACAGATTTCTGAATACGAAACTATATTAAAGATGCAAGAGCAGAGGTTAGTTTTTGCAAATGAGATGATGCTGGCTCAAGAGAAGAGATTTGAGAGTATTTCAATTATTATCACTTTAATGCTTGGAATTTTTGGTTTAATTGTTCCGTTATTTACTTATTTATATCAAATCCGACCAGGGAGGGAAGCAATAGGAGAGGCAAGGCACATTATCGATACGCTTGAACAGACAATCGAGAAAAAATTTGCTGATTTTATGCAAAAAGAAGAGACTGAAAGGATAGACTCTGCACTATTTAATATTGAAAGCCAAGCTCCTCAGCTGATTCAAAACGCTGTTGTTTATTTAAATCTAAACCAATATTATCAGTTTACTGATGTACAATTGCACAAAGTTGCATATCTACTTGAAACGCATATAGACGAAAACGTTAAACATACGTTGCGAATAATTCTGGGTTATAGAAAGACTCCATTCGCCGATCTCTATTTTAAAAAATATTCTACGATCGAGTATTCTCAGCACACTATTTGGTATGCGCTGACATATTATGTTAACGCAGGATTGTCGAATTATTATGCCCAAATATTGGAGATTATTAAGTCTCAGGAGAGCAAAGGTAACGCATTTATAGATATCGTGACTAGCCTATATAACATTAATCCGCGCTCTTCCATTGAAATTATTAATAATCCGAATATTATTGATACACTATCACCTCAGGAGCGTAGAGCTATTCGACAGTATCTAAATAATGAAGAAGGATTTAAATATATAGTGAAATTTCTTAGAGATACCTATTTGTGGAGAGTTGATCCTACTGAATAAGTTGATCATCCATCGCCTAACTATCGGTGCTTCCGCTCCGCTCGTGGCTCGCTACGCGACCACTCGCTCGGGCTGCGCCACATTTGCTTCTGTCACTTCGTTTGCAGAGCAAACTCGTGCCATCGCAAACGTCGGAACACCTTGGTCGTTAGACGCCATTTTTAAAATAATCAAAGTAGGAGACAATAGTTAATGAGATTACAAGCGATGAGTGAGATTATTAGTCAGTACGCGGCAAAGTTCTCAGTAATTCATTCGAATAGTGGAGGTAACCACTTTTTTAATGGATTATTAGCATCTAAAATTGCATTAGAAAATTTACAAAGTATTCCACCATTATCGGAGGATATTATCAATTTTTTAAGAAAATATTCAATAGCAACCGTTCAAGTAGACTCAATGATGGTGAGTCCGGATACAGTCACCCAATTAAATCGGGACTTTAAAGCACTCAAGGATAAAATAGCCGTTCTCGATTCATTATTACAGTCTTTAATTGTTAAGGATGGAGCTACTACTGCTTTCATTAAGTTATATGAATTAAATTCGTTAGAGGAGTTAGAGAATTTGATTTCTTCATTGAGAAAGATTGTATTCTTACCATTAGCAAATTTGGAAGGAGATTTGGTCCTATCAGGATTTGATGTAGGATCAAAATATTTTAATATTTTAATTACTTCTGCACTTACTTTTACTTTCTTTACAAACATGATTCGTGAATCTTTCGATTTGTATGTACATAGTTACCAAAAAGTAAAAATGACAGAAAAGCTAATCGAAACTTATTCTTTTTCAGAATCCGTTATTAAAGAATTACAAGAAAAAACTCGTGATGAATATAATAAAGATTTGGTGAAAAGTTCAGAAAAATTATATAATGATCTTCCTGATAGCCAGACAGAAAAAGTATCTAACAAAAATGAATTTGTTAATAACACAAAATTTGCATTGGACGAACTTGCTAAATTGATGGATAAGGGATTGGAAATTCATCATTCAATTGAGGCTTCTTCAGAGGCCAAAGCAAACTTTCCTGATTTTTCAGCGGCAAAACAATTAATTGAATCCCAAAAATTATTAGATAAGCGTGATTAAAAACGGCGTCTAACTTTCGGTGCTTCCGCTGCGCTGCGGGATTGCTTACGCAACCCTTGCTTGGGCTACGCCACATTTGCTTCTGTCACTCGCCTTGCAGCGCAAGTCTCGCGCCATTGCAAACGTCGGAACACCTTGGTCGTTATCCGAACATGCCAACGCTGAGTATTTTATTTTTCTTTTTTTAAGGTTGGAAGTGTTTGCTAAAGCAAGATTTTTCACCTACGTAGGGATTTAAATTTATTCAATTAAGGCACGCCCTGGCCACACTGGTGCCATCGCTACAAATTACATCTGTTAAGAGGTTAGAGTAGGTATCTGACGGTACAGTCTCGCTATTTACGTGTCCGTGTCGGTCGCGCCACTTTAATCTTAGGACTAAGATTTGGTTTTCTTCTTGTTGTCCTTAAGGTCAGTGTTAATTCAATTTTTTGGTGTTTGGTTGGCACTGTCGGATAACTCAAGATTGACGCTCCGCTTGGGGCCAGCTATGAACTGCCCACTCGCTCCGGGTTTCACCACATTGCCCTTTGGGCAACGTCGTCAATCATTGGGTCGTTATCTCCATGCCGCGCCCCTTCAGTTATGGCGCCTGCCGTCCGTGGCAGGCTTGAATTGAGGTCAATAATCTGCTAAAATGGCCTAATTTAAGTATAGGGCTATTTCGGATCTACTTAGATCGTAGTTTTAAACCGACGATAGAATCAGATTGAAATTATGTCATGTAGGCTAAAAATGTCCTACAGCCATTATATAATTTTCTTAGGAAATATGAAATGAACCAAGCACTTTTAAAAAGGCTTTTTCGTACTATACCAACTCAACCAAGTCCTGATTTGGCAAAGATTGCTCAAGAGATAATAGCGGAAGAGCGAAAAAAGGGTCATACAAGTCTTGCTGATTCATTATCCGCAATTCTCAAGAAAGGAAATGAACAGCGAACTGAGACAGTAGGTAAGGTAGTTTCTTTACATGAAATTCCTATTGATCGTCGTTATAAAATTCCTCTAGTTAATCATTTAGAAAGAGATAATCTCAGACATAGGATGATTTTACCGCCTGCAACTGAAGAAAAAATCCGTAGAATTGAAGAAGAATACGCTGGTAGAGAGAGACTTAAGCATTTTGGTCTTAGACCTAGAAGAAAAATTCTTTTTTATGGCTCACCCGGCTGTGGTAAGAGTATGAGTGCCGAAAGAATAGCGTGGAATCTCGGATTGCCTTTTCTTAAAGTTAAATTTGAAGCGATACTTTCTTCTTTCTTGGGAGAATCTGCAAGTAATGTAAAAGCTATTTTTGATTCTATCAAAAACTTTCCTTGTGTGCTCTTGTTAGATGAGTTCGATTTTATTGGAAAAACGAGATCAAGTAAGAATGATATAGGAGAAATGCATCGAGTAGTAAATGTACTTTTACAGCTGATGGAAGAATATGATGCTCCTGGTATTCTTGTAGCAACTACTAATCTAGAAGGAAGCTTAGATGAAGCTTTGTTTCGCCGATTCGATGACATCATTGAACTTCCTAAGCCTGATGCTAATCAAATATTTGAATTATTCACTTCAGCCCTTTCTGCGATGGAAATAAGTAACAAAATAAATTGGAAGAAGATCATTTCCAATTTAATTGGATATTCACCTGCAATGATAGTCAAAATTGCACAAGATGCAGCAAAGGAAGCGGTCCTTAAAAAAGAACTGCCGATCTCTCAAAAACATATTTTAAAGGCAATAACTGAAAACTCAAAAATTGAGATTTAAGCAATGGCGGATTTTCCACATTTAAAATTGGATGCTGATCTTAGAGGTCACTATCGGCCACCAAAAGTTGGCGGAGGGAACGGACCAAACGAAAGAACGAAGGAGAATGTACGGAATCGTGCTGAACATGGCAAAGCAATTACTAAGCGAGTTTCGGAATTACAGAATTCGTGGCTTGAATTATTAAAAAATCGAGAAGATTTAGGGCTTCCCCCACTGCCAAATGCGATTCCTCTTTTTCTGGAAATTGATCCTGACAGTTTTAATGCTGATAGTTTGAAAAGCTTTGGAATTGAAGTTCTTTCTGTTGAAGAAGATGGTCTAGTTATCGGAGCTTCAACGGATGGATATAATTTCAAATCTCTTAAAGAAAAAATAGAAAAATTTTTAGCCGAAGAAGGTAAATATAAAAACACTATAGCAAAACTCTGGAACATCGAAACTGGAGATAAATGGCGCTTGGATCAGATTTTGTCTTCTGAATTGCTGGAAAAGTGGGAAACAATTGAAGACGATCGCGAATACATAGTTGATATATCCGTCTCATGTAACGTTTATATTCCTGATTTGTCTGCACAGGACGCTGAGACTTCAGATGATGAATATGCTCAATATCTTGGACGATGGAGAGAGCGAAAGAGAATTCTTGAAAGTGAAAGGGAAAGAATCGCTATCGAGCGAGAGACTCAATTAGCGAATTTTGTAAAAGGATATCAAGGTGAGTTTTTATCTAGCATAATCGATTCATTTGATAGTTTTGGAGTTAGAGTTCGTGTGTCGGGAAAAGGGCTAAAGGACATAGTATTTAATTTTCCCTTTATTTTTGAAATTTCAGAATACGATCCGTATATAGTTGAATATGGATCCGAGGAAAAAGCGGAAATTCCGAATCTGACCTTTCTGGAACCAAACGGCAAAGCGCCGATTATTTGCGTTATTGATAGTGGTATACAAGAAGAGCACAAATATATTACGAATGCAATTAGAAAGGATTTATCAAGATCGTACTTACCCGAAGACAATAGTACTTTTGATAATGTGGAAAATGGAGGCCATGGCACTAGAGTTACAGGTGCTATACTTTTCGGTAATGAGATTCCGATAAGTGGAAATCACCAGCATGCAGCATGGGTGGCTAATGCAAGAGTTTTAGATCATAATAATGGTATTCCTTACGATATTTATCCGCCCAAGTTGATTAGAGAAATCATCCGTGATTATCATCCTGATTGTAAAATTTATAATTTGTCAATTACATCGAAGACCCCTTGTCGTACAAGGCATATGTCAGTGTTGGCGACTGAGATAGATATGTTGTCTTGGAAAGAAGATACTCTATTTATTATTGCTATGGGCAATATAAAGAAAATTACACGTAATCAAAGTAATCCGGGAGTTAAAGATTTTATCTCAAATGGAAAGCACTATCCTGATTATTTTAAAGAAGCTTCGAGTAGAATTGCCAATCCTGCACAAAGCGCTTTTTCCCTTTCCGTGGGTTCTATTTGCAGTGCTGACTTCGAAGATTTGAATTGGAAGTCCTTTGGAAAGAAAGACGATCCGTCAGCCTTTACTAGAAGGGGGCCGGGTTTATGGGGAATGATAAAGCCAGATGTTGTAGAATATGGAGGCGATTATGTTCATGAAAAAAATGCCTCACCAAATATTATCACTAAGTTAGAAACAACTCCGGAAACTATTCGAACTACTTTGGATGCTCAAGGTGCGAGAGGAAGGGACATGGTTGGAACTTCTTTTGCAGCTCCAAAAGTAACGCATATTGTTACGCAAATTTTAAATCAGTGGCCGAATGCCTCCTCATTATTTGTTCGGTCACTGATTGCCCAGAGCGCAAGATGGCCTGAGATCAGTATAAATCTAACTGACACTGAAAAATTAAACTTAATGGGTTATGGACTGCCTTCAATAGATCGATCATTGGATAACACGCCAAATCGAATTACCTTTGTTGCAGAAAGTTCTATCGAACCCAAACATGCTCACGTATATAAAGTCTCAATTCCTGAAGAATTGCGAAGGCCAGGAGATTCGCACTCATATTTAATTGAGGTTAGCTTAGCCTATAAGGCCAGAGTTCGGCGTACAAGACGAGGGACTAAATCCTACGTTTCTTCTTGGGTAGATTGGTTAAGTTGTAAGTTAGGTGAAAGCGACGAAACGTTTAAGGAAAGGGCTGTTCAATACGCTAGCTCGTCAAACGATATTCCCGAAAATGAGACAGACACGATTAAGTGGGTTATTCGGGAAAAGAATCATTGGGGTTCTGCATTAGGGTTGAAGAGAAATGATAGTACCCTCCAAAAAGACTGGGTCATTCTTCCTTCGTATGATTTGCCTGAACATTTATCGTTTGCAGTTATTGGACACCCAGGCTGGGAGAAAGATATTCTAACAGAAAAGGCTCCTTATTCTTTACTCATTAGCATAGAGTGTCTAAATCCGATGATAGAAATTTATGAGAAAATAAGAATTCATAATCATATTGAAGTAGAAATTTCATAATAGCTGTCAGCTTCACTATCAAATTAGCTTTGCTATATCTCAGTTTACAAGAGCAATTTAGATCTTAGTCCACCCGAACGCTTCGCGATCGGGGCGCCAACTCTTCAGTTAGCTTGCTCTAATTGCCCTCGTTAAAACTGCTTTGCAGATTTTACTCGGGCTTTCTTCCGTGATTTAATAACTTCATTAGTCGTGAACACTGAGTAAAAGAAGAAAGGAGATTTCCGATAAATCTTCATAAATTTTAAGAATTCATCTATGTACAATCTACATTTCCCGGATTCTATCTTTGAAACCTGACTTCTGCTTCTTTTGAGCATCTTTGCAACCTGTGCTTGGGTAAGATTAGCTTCTATTCTTGCAACTTTTAGCTGATGATAGAATGCTTTCCTTTCCTCCTCGGAAATTCTCCTTATGATTTCCGATTTAGGCCGTTTTCGGACAATACTTTGAAACTTGTTTTTGGATTTTTCCGTCATAAAGGAACCATTCTGAACAGAGATTCGTAAAGAATGCATGGCCCACGGTATACTGCGTTCACTTTTTGTCAACTATGCCGCAATATACCGTGCGTGGATTTCGAAGAATTTTTATCAAAAGTCGGAAAGAATATTCAAAAAATACGGAAGGATAAAGGACTTACTCAGGAAAATATGGATGAAGGCGATTACGCTGTTCCTGTAAGAACTTTACAAGATATTGAAGCGGGCAGAGCTAATTTCACTGCTAACTCAATTTTTAAGCTTTCTAAACGATTAAAGGTTAAACCCAAAGATTTATTGGATATCTGATCGCATTCTATTGGCGTTCCCTAACCTGCTCAGCCTTCCGTGGCTTCGCTCGGTTAGAAATTCGGGGCGCGGCACAGCAGATAACTAAAAATTGTCGCGGCGCTTCGGGATTGCTTCGCAACCCTTGCTTGGGCTTCGCCAAATTCCGCTTTGTCACTCGTCTTGCATATGCCAAGCCTCGCGCCAAGTCCTTCGGACGCGCGGAACTTCGACAATTACTGGTCGTTAAGCGAAATTGCTGGAATATGTTTTTATAATCGGATTATTCAGGATAGCCAATTGTTCAAAAAATTAATCGATAGAGATGATCTAAAATTGTTTTGTGCAATAATCTATTCAGTAGTTAATAATTTTGTTCCTGAAAAGGAAATGGTTGTTTACTTGGATCGTGTATTTGATTTGAGTGAGAATAATTTCCGCTATCAAAAATCAATAGCACGATTTAAGAGAGTTCATTATGCAAAAATTCCAACTATATTGGAAAAGTATGAAGAACCTGAGTTTCACCGTTCTGCAATTTGCACGAGTCAAGAAATTGCGGAAATCGAAATTCCGGAGATTCACCGACTTTTACAAGAAGTGGAGAATTTAAAGGTTTATTATTTTGTCGTCGATTTAGGCAACTCTCTAAGCGAGTGGATAATTGTTTGCGAAGATCTGGAGTTAACAATTACAGGAGAACCATTTGTATCTCGGGAATTTCGAAATTTGCCTGTAGGTCCGGAATAATATTAATATAGATTGCAACTTCGCTTAACTTACGGCTCTGACGCGGCGCTGCGAGGTCGCTACGCGACTCTTGCTTGGCCTGCGGCACATTTCGCTTTGTCACTTCGTTTGCAGAGCAAACTCGTGCCAAGTGCTTACGCACTCGCGAAACGTCGTCAAGCCTTGGTCGTTAGTCGACATCGACAAAAAATGCATAAAAAAATGATTTCTCTATATTTTCGATTATTTCAGCCTATCTTTAGAGCAAGGAATATATGACATCTCAAAACAAGTTACAAATTTCAGTTATTTTATTTTTTACTGTCTTTTCATTTGAATTATTTTCGATTGATGTAAAGGATCTCAGTATAACTCTTTCAGAAGAAAAGACAATAATTTCAGATTGGGAAATACCCGGCAAAGTTTCTATTAAAGAATTTGTAGATAGGATAGGTGAGTCAGACAGAAAGTTAGATGAAGAAAGTAAGATTATATATATTTGGGATAAGTTTGGATTATCTGTCCAGGCCAACAAAAAAAGTCAGCTAGTAGATCAATTATCTGTTTTTGGAGTTGCCGGTTCGAAAGAAAATGAACCTAAAAGTAAATATTCTGGAAAGTTACTTTTCCAAAGTCAAAATCCAGATTCTAATACATTGACTAGTAGGGGCATATTCTGTATG carries:
- a CDS encoding AAA family ATPase, which translates into the protein MNQALLKRLFRTIPTQPSPDLAKIAQEIIAEERKKGHTSLADSLSAILKKGNEQRTETVGKVVSLHEIPIDRRYKIPLVNHLERDNLRHRMILPPATEEKIRRIEEEYAGRERLKHFGLRPRRKILFYGSPGCGKSMSAERIAWNLGLPFLKVKFEAILSSFLGESASNVKAIFDSIKNFPCVLLLDEFDFIGKTRSSKNDIGEMHRVVNVLLQLMEEYDAPGILVATTNLEGSLDEALFRRFDDIIELPKPDANQIFELFTSALSAMEISNKINWKKIISNLIGYSPAMIVKIAQDAAKEAVLKKELPISQKHILKAITENSKIEI
- a CDS encoding S8 family peptidase gives rise to the protein MADFPHLKLDADLRGHYRPPKVGGGNGPNERTKENVRNRAEHGKAITKRVSELQNSWLELLKNREDLGLPPLPNAIPLFLEIDPDSFNADSLKSFGIEVLSVEEDGLVIGASTDGYNFKSLKEKIEKFLAEEGKYKNTIAKLWNIETGDKWRLDQILSSELLEKWETIEDDREYIVDISVSCNVYIPDLSAQDAETSDDEYAQYLGRWRERKRILESERERIAIERETQLANFVKGYQGEFLSSIIDSFDSFGVRVRVSGKGLKDIVFNFPFIFEISEYDPYIVEYGSEEKAEIPNLTFLEPNGKAPIICVIDSGIQEEHKYITNAIRKDLSRSYLPEDNSTFDNVENGGHGTRVTGAILFGNEIPISGNHQHAAWVANARVLDHNNGIPYDIYPPKLIREIIRDYHPDCKIYNLSITSKTPCRTRHMSVLATEIDMLSWKEDTLFIIAMGNIKKITRNQSNPGVKDFISNGKHYPDYFKEASSRIANPAQSAFSLSVGSICSADFEDLNWKSFGKKDDPSAFTRRGPGLWGMIKPDVVEYGGDYVHEKNASPNIITKLETTPETIRTTLDAQGARGRDMVGTSFAAPKVTHIVTQILNQWPNASSLFVRSLIAQSARWPEISINLTDTEKLNLMGYGLPSIDRSLDNTPNRITFVAESSIEPKHAHVYKVSIPEELRRPGDSHSYLIEVSLAYKARVRRTRRGTKSYVSSWVDWLSCKLGESDETFKERAVQYASSSNDIPENETDTIKWVIREKNHWGSALGLKRNDSTLQKDWVILPSYDLPEHLSFAVIGHPGWEKDILTEKAPYSLLISIECLNPMIEIYEKIRIHNHIEVEIS
- a CDS encoding helix-turn-helix transcriptional regulator, with the protein product MHSLRISVQNGSFMTEKSKNKFQSIVRKRPKSEIIRRISEEERKAFYHQLKVARIEANLTQAQVAKMLKRSRSQVSKIESGKCRLYIDEFLKFMKIYRKSPFFFYSVFTTNEVIKSRKKARVKSAKQF
- a CDS encoding helix-turn-helix domain-containing protein; translation: MDFEEFLSKVGKNIQKIRKDKGLTQENMDEGDYAVPVRTLQDIEAGRANFTANSIFKLSKRLKVKPKDLLDI